The following proteins are co-located in the Streptomyces sp. NBC_00435 genome:
- a CDS encoding EF-hand domain-containing protein encodes MADIESARATFGRFDADGDGFVTADEYSAAMKAMGDAYVTGAVADAVIAAKDANGDKLLSFDEFWASLNK; translated from the coding sequence GTGGCGGACATCGAGAGCGCACGGGCGACGTTCGGCAGGTTCGACGCGGACGGCGACGGCTTCGTCACGGCCGACGAGTACAGCGCCGCCATGAAGGCGATGGGTGACGCGTACGTCACCGGCGCGGTCGCGGACGCCGTGATCGCCGCCAAGGACGCCAACGGCGACAAGCTGCTCAGCTTCGACGAGTTCTGGGCCTCCCTGAACAAGTAA
- a CDS encoding PadR family transcriptional regulator, with protein MSLPHAILTALLEKPSSGLELTRRFDKSIGYFWSATHQQIYRELGRLEDAGLIRALPSKVPVRGRKKEYEVLPAGSGELARWVGESQDPKPVRDPLLLRIRAAAVVGPGDLAAELRRHLELHRAQLAVYEGIEEKDFPAGRDAAQDRLRRVVLHAGTGLETFWLRWLEEALAEVEGMIGPRPGA; from the coding sequence ATGTCGCTGCCGCACGCCATCCTCACCGCCCTGCTCGAAAAGCCCTCGTCGGGGTTGGAGCTGACCCGGCGGTTCGACAAGTCGATCGGGTACTTCTGGTCCGCGACGCACCAGCAGATCTACCGGGAGCTCGGCCGTCTGGAGGACGCCGGGCTGATCCGGGCGCTGCCCAGCAAGGTGCCCGTACGGGGTCGGAAGAAGGAGTACGAGGTGCTGCCCGCCGGGAGCGGCGAGCTGGCCCGGTGGGTCGGGGAGAGCCAGGATCCGAAGCCTGTACGGGATCCCCTGCTGCTGCGGATCCGGGCTGCCGCGGTGGTCGGGCCCGGGGACCTGGCCGCGGAGCTGCGGCGCCACCTGGAGCTGCACCGCGCCCAGCTGGCGGTGTACGAGGGCATCGAGGAGAAGGACTTCCCGGCCGGCCGGGACGCGGCGCAGGACCGGTTGCGGCGTGTCGTGCTGCACGCGGGCACCGGGCTGGAGACCTTCTGGCTGCGCTGGCTGGAGGAGGCCCTCGCCGAGGTGGAGGGCATGATCGGGCCGCGGCCGGGGGCCTGA
- a CDS encoding energy-coupling factor ABC transporter ATP-binding protein encodes MNPLVELAGAGYAYEDGPAVLSGVDFAIAPGRALALLGRNGSGKTTLMRLLSGGLRPGSGVLRLDGAEVSYGRAGLTRLRTAVQLVVQDPDDQLFAASVEQDVSFGPMNLGLPGEEVRSRVDSALTALDIAALRDRPTHLLSYGQRKRAAIAGAVAMAPRVLILDEPTAGLDPDGQERLLDVLAGLRASGTTVVMATHDVDLAVRWADDAAVLTPSGIRFGAASALLADPDLLASAGLRAAWSPAVTALLRAHGLLAADAPGPRDPQALAAWR; translated from the coding sequence GTGAACCCGTTGGTGGAACTGGCCGGGGCGGGCTACGCCTACGAGGACGGCCCGGCAGTCCTTTCCGGCGTCGACTTCGCCATCGCGCCGGGCCGGGCGCTGGCCCTGCTGGGCCGCAACGGCAGCGGCAAGACCACGCTGATGCGACTGCTCAGCGGCGGCCTGCGGCCCGGGTCGGGCGTGCTGCGGCTCGACGGCGCGGAGGTCTCGTACGGCCGCGCCGGGCTGACCCGGCTGCGCACTGCCGTGCAGCTGGTGGTGCAGGACCCCGACGACCAGCTCTTCGCCGCCTCGGTCGAACAGGACGTGTCGTTCGGCCCGATGAACCTCGGCCTCCCCGGCGAGGAGGTCCGCTCCCGGGTCGATTCGGCGCTGACCGCCCTGGACATCGCCGCGCTCCGGGACCGCCCCACCCATCTGCTGTCCTACGGCCAGCGCAAGCGCGCGGCGATCGCGGGGGCGGTGGCGATGGCGCCGCGCGTGCTGATCCTGGACGAGCCGACGGCCGGACTCGACCCGGACGGCCAGGAGCGGCTGCTGGACGTCCTCGCGGGCCTGCGGGCCTCCGGCACGACGGTGGTGATGGCCACGCACGACGTGGACCTGGCGGTCCGCTGGGCCGACGACGCGGCGGTCCTGACCCCGTCGGGCATCCGCTTCGGCGCGGCCTCCGCACTCCTCGCGGACCCGGACCTGCTCGCCTCGGCGGGCCTGCGCGCGGCCTGGTCCCCGGCGGTGACGGCCCTGCTGCGCGCACACGGCCTGCTGGCGGCGGACGCTCCCGGGCCCCGCGATCCGCAGGCGCTGGCCGCCTGGCGGTAG
- the cbiQ gene encoding cobalt ECF transporter T component CbiQ, with protein MLPIDVAAHGSRWRGRHPLEKALLGIGLTVTAVCLPPWPGGPLVAAATLAVLLGPAGVAGRQLWRAFRLPLGFCLTGALPLLFAVGGPAGPLSLAADGPRHAAELLLRTSAASLGLLLFAFTTPVSDVLPRLVRAGVPAPVVDVALVMYRIGFLLLDSTARVRRAQAARLGHTGRAAVWRSAAGLAATSFVRAFDRAARLQAGLAGRGYDGALRVLVPETALSWRFLAAAGALLAALITLTLTLKGLYL; from the coding sequence GTGCTGCCGATCGACGTGGCGGCGCACGGCAGCCGCTGGCGCGGCCGTCACCCGCTGGAGAAGGCCCTGCTCGGGATCGGGCTGACGGTCACCGCCGTCTGCCTGCCGCCCTGGCCGGGCGGGCCGCTCGTGGCCGCCGCCACCCTCGCCGTACTGCTCGGCCCGGCGGGGGTGGCCGGGCGGCAGCTGTGGCGGGCCTTCCGGCTCCCGCTCGGCTTCTGCCTCACCGGGGCGCTGCCGCTGCTGTTCGCGGTCGGCGGCCCGGCGGGTCCGCTCTCCCTGGCCGCCGACGGCCCCCGGCACGCCGCCGAACTGCTCCTGCGGACCTCGGCGGCCTCGCTCGGGCTGCTGCTGTTCGCCTTCACCACCCCGGTCTCCGACGTGCTGCCCCGGCTGGTCCGGGCCGGGGTGCCGGCCCCGGTGGTGGACGTGGCCCTGGTCATGTACCGGATCGGCTTCCTCCTCCTCGACTCCACGGCCCGGGTCCGCCGGGCCCAGGCGGCCCGCCTGGGGCACACCGGGCGGGCCGCGGTGTGGCGTTCCGCGGCGGGGCTCGCCGCGACCTCCTTCGTACGGGCCTTCGACCGGGCGGCCAGGCTCCAGGCGGGGCTGGCGGGCCGCGGCTACGACGGCGCGCTGCGGGTGCTCGTACCGGAGACGGCCCTGTCGTGGCGGTTCCTGGCGGCCGCGGGGGCCCTGCTGGCGGCCCTGATCACCCTGACCCTCACTCTGAAGGGGCTCTACCTGTGA
- a CDS encoding energy-coupling factor ABC transporter substrate-binding protein has translation MSRNTRINGLLLLLVAALAVLPIALGMGEGKEEPFAGADAQAESAITEIEPGYEPWFSPLYEPPSGEVESALFALQAALGAGVLAYYFGVRRGRRQGAAAAASATPAADSPEA, from the coding sequence ATGTCCCGGAACACGAGGATCAACGGCCTGCTGCTGCTCCTGGTGGCGGCGCTGGCCGTACTCCCGATCGCACTGGGGATGGGCGAGGGCAAGGAGGAGCCCTTCGCGGGCGCCGACGCGCAGGCGGAGTCGGCGATCACCGAGATCGAGCCGGGCTACGAGCCGTGGTTCTCGCCGCTGTACGAACCCCCCTCCGGAGAGGTGGAGTCCGCGCTGTTCGCGTTGCAGGCGGCGCTCGGCGCGGGCGTGCTCGCGTACTACTTCGGCGTCCGCAGGGGACGCCGCCAGGGCGCCGCCGCTGCGGCCTCCGCCACCCCGGCAGCCGACTCCCCGGAGGCGTGA